The proteins below are encoded in one region of Paludisphaera mucosa:
- a CDS encoding vWA domain-containing protein: MNRFWQYLLGIETPSPGAPPPDDVRLELASLPQGAAAVGAALAALALVVLIWQLARWSRKDLTTGRRILLTAIRLLTIAALGVMLLEPVLVFVRREQSPSRLAMILDDSESMRFSDPYTDAAKAAAIAGKLGVEAKDGKAAADRLRESPRLGLVQKVLGANLEALSKGRDVFVYDLESASRPGGGDAARTRKLEDVQPKRTVSPLGDALRGVIAAHRGQPVAGLILATDGRSNAGEDPTRVVEAAARQKIPIFAIAAGADEGPRNIRLAELQVDPVVFARDPTTVSVVVEARGLRDADATVVLERRINDGAWEPVGSQRVVLGEDGVLKRATFRVVPAVVGQYEYRAKVEDAGPELTEDDNVATAAARVVRRQIRVLLIAGGPSPEVQFLRNALMRDQQVEFAGWLQHADPGFRQPGDRPITRLPNNDEELSRYDALLLVDPDLRTMGAHWPDMIQKFVGRDGGGLIFVAGELFSQQLFESVDDKSAGGGWTKILPIVRDPGLFRSDAEVRLSSQNTYTLDLTSEGRGDPVFEFSPDPIRNRTMLTSLPGMYWSFPVTRARPGAVVLARHGDPRMANQNGRHVLLASQLYGPGRTVFIGFDSTYRWRYLGEDFFDGFWARLVDRVGRNKALGGRFPFQVHLDKSLYRVGDRVHASIRYTDPAALAEASELVAELEATGQPPDPIRFEKSPEDPGLATADFPAQQAGAYSLRVAPASAPDLTGGADVARVSTTTFRVEPPRREIDEPALNRPLLADLARMSGGRVFELSDVDQIDAAIPMREVTRTIENRDELWDAPLLFGTIIVGLTAEWLLRKRYRLV; encoded by the coding sequence ATGAATCGATTCTGGCAATACCTCCTGGGCATCGAGACGCCGTCGCCCGGCGCGCCGCCGCCGGACGACGTCCGGCTGGAGCTGGCGTCGCTGCCCCAGGGCGCCGCCGCGGTCGGCGCGGCCCTCGCCGCGCTCGCGCTCGTCGTCCTCATCTGGCAGCTCGCCCGCTGGAGCCGCAAGGACCTGACGACGGGCCGGCGGATCCTCCTGACGGCGATCCGCCTCCTGACGATCGCCGCGCTGGGCGTCATGCTGCTGGAGCCCGTCCTGGTCTTCGTCCGCCGCGAGCAGTCGCCGTCGCGACTGGCGATGATCCTCGACGACTCGGAGAGCATGCGGTTCTCCGACCCCTACACCGACGCCGCGAAAGCCGCCGCGATCGCCGGCAAGCTCGGGGTCGAGGCGAAGGACGGCAAGGCCGCCGCGGATCGCCTGCGCGAATCGCCGCGCCTCGGCCTGGTGCAGAAGGTGCTGGGGGCCAACCTGGAGGCGCTCTCGAAGGGCCGAGACGTGTTCGTCTACGACCTCGAATCGGCCTCCCGCCCCGGCGGCGGCGACGCGGCCAGGACGCGGAAGCTCGAAGACGTGCAGCCCAAGCGTACGGTCTCGCCGCTGGGCGACGCCCTCCGGGGCGTGATCGCGGCCCATCGCGGGCAGCCGGTCGCCGGCCTGATCCTCGCCACCGACGGCCGCTCCAACGCCGGCGAAGATCCGACCCGCGTGGTCGAGGCCGCGGCCCGCCAGAAGATCCCGATCTTCGCCATCGCCGCCGGGGCCGACGAAGGTCCGCGCAACATCCGCCTGGCCGAGCTGCAGGTCGACCCCGTCGTCTTCGCCCGCGACCCGACGACGGTCTCGGTCGTCGTCGAGGCCCGCGGCCTCCGCGACGCCGACGCCACCGTCGTCCTGGAGCGCCGGATCAACGACGGGGCGTGGGAGCCGGTCGGATCCCAGCGCGTCGTGCTGGGCGAGGACGGCGTCCTGAAGCGCGCGACGTTCCGGGTCGTCCCGGCGGTCGTCGGCCAGTACGAGTACCGCGCCAAGGTCGAAGACGCCGGCCCCGAGCTGACCGAGGACGACAACGTCGCGACCGCCGCGGCCCGGGTCGTCCGCCGCCAGATCCGCGTACTGCTGATCGCGGGCGGTCCGTCGCCCGAGGTCCAGTTCCTGCGCAACGCCCTGATGCGCGACCAGCAGGTCGAGTTCGCCGGCTGGCTCCAGCACGCCGACCCCGGCTTCCGCCAGCCCGGCGACCGGCCGATCACGCGGCTGCCCAACAACGACGAGGAGCTGAGCCGCTACGACGCCCTGCTGCTGGTCGACCCCGACCTTCGCACGATGGGCGCGCACTGGCCCGACATGATCCAGAAGTTCGTCGGCCGCGACGGAGGCGGCCTGATCTTCGTCGCCGGCGAGCTGTTCTCGCAGCAGCTCTTCGAGTCGGTCGACGACAAGTCCGCCGGCGGCGGCTGGACCAAGATCCTCCCCATCGTCCGCGACCCCGGCCTCTTCCGCAGCGACGCCGAGGTCCGGCTCAGCTCGCAGAACACCTACACGCTCGACCTGACCTCCGAGGGCCGAGGCGATCCGGTGTTTGAGTTCAGCCCCGACCCGATCCGCAACCGGACCATGCTGACGAGCCTGCCAGGCATGTACTGGAGCTTCCCCGTCACCCGCGCCCGGCCCGGCGCGGTGGTCCTGGCCCGCCACGGCGACCCCCGCATGGCCAACCAGAACGGCCGGCATGTCCTGCTGGCGTCGCAGCTCTACGGGCCGGGTCGGACGGTCTTCATCGGCTTCGACAGCACCTACCGCTGGCGCTATCTGGGCGAGGACTTCTTCGACGGCTTCTGGGCCCGGCTGGTCGACCGCGTGGGCCGCAACAAGGCCCTCGGCGGCCGGTTCCCATTCCAGGTCCACCTCGACAAGAGCCTCTATCGCGTGGGCGACCGGGTCCACGCCTCGATCCGCTACACCGACCCCGCGGCGCTCGCCGAGGCGTCCGAGCTGGTCGCCGAGCTGGAGGCGACCGGCCAGCCTCCCGACCCGATCCGGTTCGAGAAGTCGCCCGAGGATCCGGGCCTGGCGACGGCCGACTTCCCCGCCCAGCAGGCGGGCGCGTACTCGCTCCGCGTCGCGCCGGCCTCCGCGCCCGACCTCACCGGAGGGGCCGACGTCGCGCGGGTCTCGACGACGACGTTTCGCGTCGAGCCCCCTCGCCGCGAGATCGACGAGCCGGCGCTCAACCGCCCGCTCCTGGCCGACCTGGCGCGGATGAGCGGCGGCCGGGTCTTCGAGCTGTCGGACGTCGACCAGATCGACGCCGCCATCCCCATGCGCGAGGTCACGCGCACGATCGAGAACCGCGACGAGCTGTGGGACGCCCCCCTGCTCTTCGGGACCATCATCGTCGGCCTCACGGCCGAATGGCTGCTGCGCAAGCGATATCGACTCGTCTGA
- a CDS encoding BatA domain-containing protein, translating into MTFLSPLLIWGALLGAIPIIIHLLNRRRFRRVEWAPMKYLKLTIQRNRRRIQLEELLLLLLRVALPVVLFFFLARPVLNPTGMERWLGRGGRSSEVVLIDDSLSMGYASSEGAAFQKAVQVATTLLGSTPPNDRCTLATTSAPTAPVVHDVEAGRREELAAAVAGLSPTATHAAWPTVLAGIDDVLKSCTYPTRRLTILTDLRRSGWDGTVGEIAKRWGDEAVVVRIVDVGAVETANVALQSLAPLERTVLAGAPSAWEAVVRNDSPRSIVAAKAILRVDDKPSEVPLPELAPGATVRLPLSVSFPGSGPHEFSLQLPDDELPADGRRWASVPVKDSLLIRLVDGEPSAEPFASEVDYLAAPLSIGVGSAEAWRIEVVPDQDFLSQRLETPDVLVLANVAAPTPEQATRLRRLVREGMGLMIFAGARVDLGLYNDLLFRPDDRILPFALKATSDQPFRGLFIEPVRPSPLEKLLELKASAFERVPVRWITTVDEGTATSGESKEKDEARVLARWNDPDRSPAVAERVVGEGRVLLWTTTADRTGNDWPVEPSFVLAIREAVKGVARATSTANTIAAGDPILRIVHSSHEVTNARLTPPGGTEPLSLAAVPMPDDPTDDRGPGFSIDLPDTRRAGVYRLSWEEGPLGAREDVFAANPDPRESQLERIESGEVKKLLEPLNVEVVAARGDVESFAATGREIWRDLAAALLVLLVAEAAFAAWVGRSR; encoded by the coding sequence ATGACGTTCCTGAGTCCACTCCTGATCTGGGGCGCCCTGCTGGGCGCGATCCCCATCATCATCCACCTGCTGAACCGTCGCCGGTTCCGCCGCGTGGAGTGGGCCCCCATGAAATATCTGAAGCTGACGATCCAGCGCAACCGCCGCCGGATCCAGCTCGAAGAACTGCTCCTGTTGCTGCTGCGGGTGGCGTTGCCGGTCGTCCTCTTCTTCTTCCTGGCCCGGCCCGTGCTGAACCCGACGGGCATGGAGCGCTGGCTCGGCCGCGGCGGGCGTTCGAGCGAGGTCGTGCTGATCGACGATTCGCTGAGCATGGGCTACGCGTCGAGCGAGGGCGCGGCCTTCCAGAAGGCCGTGCAGGTGGCGACGACCCTGCTGGGCTCGACGCCCCCCAACGACCGCTGCACGCTGGCGACGACCTCGGCCCCGACGGCCCCGGTGGTCCACGACGTCGAGGCCGGCCGCCGCGAGGAACTGGCCGCCGCCGTAGCGGGCCTATCCCCCACCGCCACCCACGCCGCCTGGCCCACGGTGCTCGCGGGGATCGACGACGTCCTGAAATCGTGTACCTACCCGACCCGCCGGCTCACCATCCTGACCGACCTGAGACGAAGCGGCTGGGACGGGACCGTGGGCGAGATCGCCAAGCGCTGGGGCGACGAGGCGGTCGTCGTGCGGATCGTCGACGTCGGCGCAGTCGAGACGGCGAACGTCGCCCTCCAGTCGCTCGCGCCCCTTGAGCGCACGGTCCTGGCCGGCGCCCCCTCCGCGTGGGAGGCGGTCGTCCGCAACGACTCGCCGCGCTCGATCGTCGCCGCCAAGGCGATCCTCCGCGTGGACGACAAGCCGAGCGAAGTCCCCTTGCCCGAGCTGGCCCCGGGCGCGACCGTCCGCCTGCCGCTCTCCGTCTCGTTCCCCGGCTCGGGCCCTCACGAGTTCTCGCTCCAGCTCCCCGACGACGAGCTGCCCGCCGACGGCCGCCGCTGGGCGTCCGTGCCGGTCAAGGACTCGCTCCTGATCCGCCTCGTCGACGGCGAGCCCTCCGCCGAGCCCTTCGCGTCCGAGGTCGACTACCTCGCCGCGCCCCTGTCGATCGGCGTCGGGTCGGCCGAAGCCTGGCGGATCGAGGTCGTGCCCGACCAGGATTTCCTCTCGCAGCGGCTGGAAACCCCCGACGTGCTCGTGCTGGCGAACGTCGCCGCGCCGACGCCCGAGCAGGCGACCCGACTCCGCCGGTTGGTCCGCGAGGGGATGGGGCTGATGATCTTCGCGGGGGCCCGGGTCGATCTCGGCCTGTACAACGACCTCCTCTTCCGGCCCGACGACCGGATCCTGCCGTTCGCGCTCAAGGCGACCTCCGATCAGCCCTTCCGCGGCCTGTTCATCGAGCCGGTGCGGCCGTCGCCTCTGGAAAAGCTGCTGGAGTTGAAGGCGTCGGCCTTCGAGCGCGTCCCGGTGCGCTGGATCACGACCGTCGACGAGGGGACGGCCACGTCGGGCGAGTCGAAGGAGAAGGACGAGGCCCGCGTGCTGGCCCGCTGGAACGATCCCGACCGCTCGCCGGCGGTGGCCGAGCGGGTCGTCGGCGAGGGCCGCGTGCTGCTCTGGACGACCACCGCCGACCGCACCGGCAACGACTGGCCGGTCGAGCCGAGCTTCGTTCTGGCGATCCGCGAGGCGGTCAAGGGGGTGGCCCGCGCGACGTCGACGGCGAATACGATCGCGGCCGGCGACCCGATCCTTCGCATCGTCCATTCGAGCCACGAGGTCACGAACGCGCGGCTGACCCCGCCCGGCGGCACGGAGCCCCTGTCGTTGGCGGCCGTGCCGATGCCCGACGATCCGACCGACGACCGCGGCCCGGGCTTCTCGATCGACCTCCCGGACACGCGGAGGGCCGGGGTGTACCGGCTGTCGTGGGAAGAGGGCCCGCTCGGGGCCCGCGAGGACGTCTTCGCCGCCAATCCGGATCCCCGCGAGAGCCAGCTGGAGCGGATCGAGTCGGGCGAGGTCAAGAAGCTGCTTGAGCCCCTGAACGTGGAAGTCGTCGCGGCCCGGGGCGACGTCGAGTCCTTCGCGGCGACGGGCCGCGAGATCTGGCGCGACCTGGCGGCCGCGCTGCTCGTCTTGCTCGTCGCCGAGGCGGCCTTCGCGGCGTGGGTCGGTCGGTCCCGGTGA
- a CDS encoding DUF58 domain-containing protein: MPPPRPYSDPDAVARISDLTLRSRRLVEGAISGLHKSPFHGFNVEFAEYREYSPGEDLRRLDWRVFARSDRHYVKQYEEESNVRVTFLVDASASMKYKGDRAALSKFDYASTLVVSLAMLLTRQQDPVGLVLFDEKAVKTIPPRATQSQVQLVAGMLQACKPERRTELGGLLLALGDQFRRRNMLVIVSDLLTDLDTLYGGLDRLRFSGHEVLIMQVLDHDEVDLPFDGPTVFKDLEGEEELFAEPRGFQKSYRAAMDDFLHGVRKACGARGYDHVRFLTDEPLADALSRFLHTRLEAGRTDRRGR, from the coding sequence ATGCCGCCGCCTCGGCCATATTCCGATCCTGACGCCGTCGCGCGGATCTCCGACCTGACCTTGCGGTCGCGGCGGCTGGTGGAAGGGGCGATCAGCGGCCTCCACAAGAGCCCGTTCCACGGCTTCAACGTCGAATTCGCCGAGTACCGCGAATACTCGCCCGGCGAGGACCTCCGTCGCCTCGACTGGCGCGTCTTCGCGCGGTCGGACCGCCACTACGTCAAGCAGTACGAGGAAGAGAGCAACGTCCGGGTCACGTTCCTCGTCGACGCCAGCGCCTCGATGAAGTACAAGGGCGACCGCGCCGCGTTGAGCAAGTTCGACTACGCCTCGACGCTGGTGGTCTCACTAGCGATGCTGCTCACCCGCCAGCAGGACCCCGTCGGCCTGGTGCTGTTCGACGAGAAGGCGGTGAAGACCATCCCGCCCCGCGCCACCCAGTCGCAGGTGCAGCTGGTCGCGGGCATGCTCCAGGCCTGCAAGCCGGAACGACGGACCGAGCTGGGCGGCCTGCTGCTGGCTCTCGGCGACCAGTTCCGCCGCCGCAACATGCTCGTGATCGTCTCCGACCTGCTGACCGACCTGGACACGCTCTACGGGGGCCTCGACCGGCTCCGGTTCAGCGGCCATGAAGTGCTGATCATGCAAGTTCTCGATCACGACGAGGTCGACCTGCCGTTCGACGGGCCGACGGTCTTCAAGGATCTTGAAGGCGAAGAGGAGCTGTTCGCCGAGCCCCGGGGCTTCCAGAAGTCGTACCGGGCCGCGATGGACGACTTCCTCCATGGCGTCCGCAAGGCGTGCGGGGCGCGGGGCTACGACCACGTCCGATTCCTGACCGACGAGCCGCTCGCCGACGCCCTGAGCCGCTTCCTGCACACCCGGCTGGAGGCCGGCCGGACCGACCGCCGCGGCCGCTGA
- a CDS encoding AAA family ATPase: MSTAVEELDLSELEQLRTIHDEIRRQIAQRIVGQDDVVEQLLVAVFARGHCILEGVPGLAKTLMVHALADSLSLEFNRIQFTPDLMPSDITGTEVLHEDRQSGARELRFVHGPIFANLILADEINRTPPKTQAALLEAMQERQVTAGGRRHLLPDPFFVLATQNPIEQEGTYPLPEAQLDRFLFKVFIDYPTPDEERRIYRMTTGVQHDEIKPVVDGERIRALQQLVRRVPVTDHCIDYAMDLVRATRGTEHGGPKFIDDWLAWGAGPRAGQSLILAAKAKAALAGRPSVGIDDLRSVAPQVLRHRVVVNYNAQADGQTSDTIVKRLLAEVPVRKGAPDAAASAIFRS; the protein is encoded by the coding sequence TTGAGCACCGCCGTCGAAGAGCTGGACCTCTCCGAGCTGGAGCAGCTGCGGACCATCCACGACGAGATCCGCCGCCAGATCGCCCAGAGGATCGTGGGTCAGGACGACGTCGTCGAGCAACTCCTCGTCGCCGTCTTCGCACGCGGCCACTGCATCCTGGAGGGCGTCCCCGGCCTGGCCAAGACCCTGATGGTCCACGCGCTGGCGGACTCGCTGTCGCTGGAGTTCAACCGGATCCAGTTCACGCCCGACCTGATGCCCAGCGACATCACCGGGACCGAGGTCCTGCACGAGGACCGCCAGAGCGGGGCGCGCGAGCTGCGCTTCGTCCACGGGCCGATCTTCGCCAACCTGATCCTGGCCGACGAGATCAACCGCACGCCCCCCAAGACCCAGGCCGCGCTCCTGGAAGCCATGCAGGAGCGGCAGGTCACCGCCGGAGGCCGCCGCCACCTTCTCCCCGACCCCTTCTTCGTGCTGGCGACGCAGAACCCGATCGAGCAGGAAGGAACCTATCCCCTGCCCGAGGCCCAGCTCGACCGCTTTTTGTTCAAGGTCTTCATCGACTATCCCACGCCCGACGAGGAGCGGCGGATCTACCGCATGACGACCGGCGTTCAGCACGACGAGATCAAGCCGGTCGTCGACGGCGAGCGGATCCGGGCGCTCCAGCAGCTCGTCCGCCGGGTGCCGGTCACCGACCACTGCATCGACTATGCGATGGACCTGGTGCGGGCGACCCGGGGCACGGAGCACGGCGGGCCCAAGTTCATCGACGATTGGCTCGCCTGGGGCGCGGGCCCCCGCGCCGGTCAGTCGCTCATCCTCGCCGCCAAGGCCAAGGCCGCCCTCGCGGGGCGGCCGAGCGTGGGGATCGACGACCTGCGATCGGTCGCGCCCCAGGTGCTGCGCCACCGCGTCGTGGTCAACTACAACGCCCAGGCCGACGGCCAGACCAGCGACACGATCGTCAAGCGACTGCTCGCCGAGGTCCCCGTCCGGAAGGGAGCGCCCGATGCCGCCGCCTCGGCCATATTCCGATCCTGA
- a CDS encoding prenyltransferase/squalene oxidase repeat-containing protein: MRPSLRGSSPTGTRRAFLARCAAGAPAVAAVGGGWLTGVVSGLSAEEVLPKHVTPETIRVVQKGLDYLASQQSDDGSWITGGGQVYPVAMTGLAGTALLAHGDTPTRGKYSKTVQGAVEFLVRCATETGLITGPGQDGGIPMHGHGFALMFLASVYGMITKEALRKQVQTTVRKAVTLTSQGQSGAGGWTYTPGTGDEGSVTVTQVQALRAAQNAGFLVPQAVIEEAVKYLDKCRTPEGGIQYSLSSPSGPRLPISAAAVATLYNAGQFDGPIATDCLKYVWDQFKANDGWSKGGGHDYYAHLYASQGFYMAGDAYWDEYFPKTREQLIAQQQPDGSWNGDGIGQVFGTSVAAIILQLPFKFLPVFQR, encoded by the coding sequence ATGAGGCCTTCCCTCCGCGGATCATCCCCGACCGGGACGCGCCGCGCATTCCTCGCCCGCTGCGCCGCCGGCGCTCCGGCTGTCGCCGCCGTCGGCGGGGGCTGGCTGACCGGCGTCGTCTCGGGACTTTCGGCCGAGGAAGTCCTGCCCAAGCACGTCACGCCCGAGACGATCCGGGTCGTGCAGAAGGGCCTGGACTACCTGGCCTCGCAGCAGTCCGACGACGGCTCGTGGATCACCGGCGGCGGCCAGGTCTATCCGGTGGCGATGACCGGCCTGGCAGGCACGGCGCTGCTGGCCCACGGTGACACCCCGACCCGCGGCAAGTACTCCAAGACGGTCCAGGGCGCCGTCGAGTTCCTGGTGCGATGCGCGACCGAGACCGGGCTGATCACCGGCCCCGGTCAAGACGGCGGCATCCCCATGCACGGCCACGGCTTCGCCTTGATGTTCCTGGCCAGCGTCTACGGCATGATCACCAAGGAAGCCCTTCGCAAGCAGGTGCAGACGACCGTCCGCAAGGCCGTGACCCTGACCAGCCAGGGCCAGAGCGGCGCCGGCGGCTGGACGTATACTCCCGGCACCGGCGACGAAGGATCCGTGACCGTCACCCAGGTGCAGGCCCTCCGCGCCGCGCAGAACGCCGGATTCCTCGTCCCCCAGGCGGTCATCGAAGAGGCGGTCAAGTACCTGGACAAGTGCCGCACGCCCGAGGGGGGCATCCAGTATTCGCTAAGCAGCCCCAGCGGCCCCCGGCTGCCGATCTCGGCCGCCGCCGTAGCCACCCTGTACAACGCCGGCCAGTTCGACGGGCCGATCGCCACCGACTGCCTCAAGTACGTCTGGGACCAGTTCAAGGCCAACGACGGCTGGAGCAAGGGGGGCGGGCACGACTATTACGCCCACCTCTACGCCTCCCAGGGCTTCTACATGGCCGGCGACGCCTACTGGGACGAGTACTTTCCCAAGACCCGCGAACAGCTCATCGCCCAGCAGCAGCCCGACGGCTCCTGGAACGGCGACGGCATCGGCCAGGTCTTCGGGACGTCCGTCGCCGCGATCATCCTCCAACTGCCTTTCAAGTTTCTCCCGGTCTTCCAGCGCTGA
- a CDS encoding SIMPL domain-containing protein (The SIMPL domain is named for its presence in mouse protein SIMPL (signalling molecule that associates with mouse pelle-like kinase). Bacterial member BP26, from Brucella, was shown to assemble into a channel-like structure, while YggE from E. coli has been associated with resistance to oxidative stress.) codes for MKSIRAPWKVAAARPAAWIVLAAVAVAVAVAAPCPAAAQAPPDLGNIEGLTVVGKGVVKVKPTLAEIDLDVSASAELTGDAIVKFRDAKKRVRDAFAALKLADVVVDERGLLVDQKGAAFNPYMMDYGVQSKAKSEVQLSRKLVVRATKIQAMEEEAVLQLVGRLLDVAQDAGAHVGPPSNSAYMAYRYGMNSTTTLVRFVVEDYDKLQEEAFAKAAADARSRAERLARLNGLELGAVQAVREMTAPGNTSRSPYAYFYGEPPSQDDDTLPNRLETTKFQEVPIRVELLVRYAIRPKGAAKP; via the coding sequence ATGAAGTCCATCCGCGCGCCCTGGAAAGTCGCCGCAGCGCGCCCGGCGGCGTGGATCGTGCTCGCGGCCGTCGCGGTCGCGGTCGCCGTCGCGGCCCCTTGCCCCGCCGCCGCGCAGGCCCCGCCGGACCTCGGGAACATCGAGGGCCTGACGGTCGTCGGCAAGGGGGTCGTCAAGGTCAAGCCGACCCTCGCCGAGATCGACCTCGACGTCTCGGCCTCGGCCGAGCTGACCGGCGACGCCATCGTGAAATTCCGCGACGCCAAGAAGCGCGTCCGCGACGCCTTCGCGGCCCTCAAGCTCGCCGACGTGGTGGTGGACGAACGCGGCCTGCTCGTCGACCAGAAGGGGGCCGCGTTCAACCCGTACATGATGGATTACGGCGTCCAGTCCAAGGCCAAGAGCGAGGTGCAGCTCTCGCGCAAGCTGGTCGTCCGCGCCACGAAGATCCAGGCGATGGAGGAGGAGGCCGTCTTGCAGCTCGTCGGCCGCCTGCTCGACGTCGCCCAGGACGCCGGGGCCCACGTCGGGCCGCCCAGCAACAGCGCCTATATGGCGTATCGTTACGGGATGAACTCGACCACCACCCTGGTGCGGTTCGTCGTCGAGGATTACGACAAGCTCCAGGAAGAGGCTTTCGCGAAGGCCGCGGCCGACGCGCGATCGCGGGCCGAACGCCTGGCCCGGCTCAACGGCCTGGAGCTGGGCGCCGTGCAGGCCGTCCGCGAGATGACGGCGCCGGGGAACACGTCGCGTTCGCCGTACGCGTACTTCTACGGCGAACCCCCCTCCCAGGACGACGATACGCTCCCCAATCGGCTGGAAACCACGAAGTTCCAGGAAGTCCCGATCCGCGTCGAGCTGCTCGTCCGCTACGCGATCCGTCCCAAGGGGGCCGCCAAGCCATGA
- a CDS encoding PQQ-binding-like beta-propeller repeat protein encodes MLWMRRVIALVWLASMASAGIGRAADDAKPADRDKVSNDDPGRPLQMPPATTEVKEALEDFERFKKRGSWERALKALYTISEDQALRFVDGADGFIVPVARKRREVLTALPPEGQAAYRLFYDAEARKLFEKAEGDAEQANLERIYSAYFTTSVGAAAADRLGDLYFEQGRFDRAADCWLAILRDRPDADLPPAAVATKAAVALHRAGRRSEFDQLRAEIEDRHRTERTTLGGRTESPPDLLRRLVDADRPASAPSNSAAVTDAGLIDQADAVAPAWQFRIAESIEAGMTPVELNQWRSGPLSSAAPAAAVDGSTLYVNFLGRFLALDMATGKIRWRTESFHHVELLAQQPAGQMLDALQFAILARGKLLWTVSKDMKDQNYNSSMQLECRRAEDGEVLWKLSDLPEYAGYEPSGPPILGDGKLFIPVKIQQNQPLPQQWVLAVRPQDGRPIWKAEVAVSRQAQQMYSYYGRRDQNPQVRLLLKSGALYVDTHVGLLVRLDADSGTLDWGYGYETAPLETERYFSYGYQNQEPQVAGEPPQDRGDALVFKGAQSSRIYAIDPNRMTVAWRRPIGKAVRVLGVDDRSIYLGGEEIAALDVGTRALSWATRLPGGSLKGTVLIRPDGIWQGTPRGVFELDPRTGHVRRIFRGEDLGADAAGLLVTRDRLLTVSNRAITAYPRPSQKAPTNPKENAPR; translated from the coding sequence CGATCCCGGCCGTCCCTTGCAGATGCCCCCGGCGACCACAGAGGTCAAGGAGGCGCTCGAGGATTTCGAGCGCTTCAAGAAGCGAGGCTCGTGGGAGCGGGCCCTCAAGGCCCTCTACACGATCAGCGAAGACCAGGCCCTGCGGTTCGTCGACGGCGCCGACGGCTTCATCGTCCCGGTCGCGCGGAAGCGGCGCGAGGTCCTGACGGCCCTCCCCCCCGAAGGCCAGGCGGCCTATCGGCTCTTCTACGACGCCGAGGCGCGCAAGCTGTTCGAGAAGGCCGAGGGCGACGCCGAGCAGGCGAACCTGGAACGGATCTACTCGGCCTACTTCACGACCTCGGTCGGCGCGGCCGCGGCCGATCGCCTGGGAGACCTGTATTTCGAGCAGGGGCGGTTCGACCGCGCGGCCGATTGCTGGCTCGCCATCCTCCGCGATCGGCCCGACGCCGACCTGCCGCCGGCCGCCGTCGCGACCAAGGCGGCGGTGGCCCTGCACCGGGCCGGCCGACGTTCCGAGTTCGACCAGCTCCGGGCCGAGATCGAGGATCGCCATCGCACCGAGCGGACCACGCTCGGCGGCCGCACCGAGTCGCCCCCCGACCTGCTCCGCCGGCTCGTCGACGCCGATCGTCCCGCGTCGGCCCCTTCGAACTCCGCCGCGGTGACGGACGCGGGGCTGATCGACCAGGCCGACGCCGTGGCGCCCGCCTGGCAGTTCCGGATCGCCGAATCGATCGAGGCCGGGATGACCCCGGTCGAGCTGAACCAGTGGCGTTCCGGCCCGCTCAGCTCGGCGGCGCCCGCCGCGGCCGTCGACGGCTCGACCCTCTACGTCAACTTCCTGGGACGGTTCCTGGCGCTCGACATGGCGACGGGCAAGATCCGCTGGCGGACCGAGTCGTTCCACCACGTCGAGCTGCTCGCGCAGCAGCCCGCCGGCCAGATGCTCGACGCCTTGCAGTTCGCGATCCTGGCCCGCGGCAAGCTGCTCTGGACCGTGTCGAAAGACATGAAAGACCAGAACTACAACTCGTCGATGCAGCTCGAATGCCGACGCGCCGAGGACGGCGAGGTCCTCTGGAAGCTCTCAGACCTCCCCGAGTATGCGGGATACGAGCCGTCGGGGCCGCCGATCCTCGGCGACGGCAAGCTGTTCATCCCGGTGAAGATCCAGCAGAATCAGCCGCTCCCGCAGCAGTGGGTGCTGGCGGTGCGGCCGCAGGACGGCCGGCCGATCTGGAAGGCCGAGGTCGCCGTCTCGCGCCAGGCGCAGCAGATGTACTCCTATTACGGCCGCCGCGACCAGAACCCGCAGGTGCGGCTGCTGCTGAAATCCGGGGCGCTCTACGTCGACACCCACGTCGGCCTGCTCGTCCGGCTCGACGCCGACTCGGGCACGCTCGACTGGGGGTATGGCTACGAGACGGCCCCGCTGGAGACCGAGCGTTATTTCTCCTACGGCTATCAGAACCAGGAGCCCCAGGTCGCCGGCGAGCCTCCGCAGGACCGCGGTGACGCGCTGGTCTTCAAAGGGGCCCAGTCGTCCAGGATCTACGCCATCGACCCCAATCGCATGACGGTCGCCTGGCGCCGGCCGATCGGCAAGGCGGTCCGCGTGCTCGGCGTCGACGACCGCTCGATCTATCTCGGGGGCGAGGAGATCGCCGCCCTGGACGTCGGCACGCGGGCGCTCTCTTGGGCGACGCGGCTTCCCGGCGGGAGCCTGAAGGGGACGGTCCTGATCCGACCCGACGGAATCTGGCAGGGGACGCCCCGCGGGGTGTTCGAGCTCGACCCGAGGACCGGTCATGTCCGGCGGATCTTCCGGGGCGAGGACCTCGGGGCCGACGCCGCCGGCCTGCTCGTGACGCGCGACCGCCTGCTGACCGTCTCCAACCGCGCGATCACCGCCTATCCGAGGCCGTCGCAGAAGGCCCCGACGAACCCCAAGGAGAACGCCCCGCGATGA